DNA from Candidatus Binatia bacterium:
AGCCTCTGCAACCCTGCGGAATTCCAATCTGGATCGGCGGTAGCCTGCACCCCGCCGCGCTCCGCCGCATCGTCCGCTTCGGCACGGGATGGATTCCCTGGGGACCGGATGCTGCCGACCCAGCCGCCGGTCTGCAAAAAATTCGATCTGCGCTCGCAGCCGGTGGCCGTTCCAGCGAAGGCTTTGCCGTGACCGCACCGCTTGCCGTGAAAAAAAATGCCAGTGGCGACATCGATATCATAGCCACCATGGCGAGCGTTCCCGCGATGCTCGAAGCCGGAATCACGGATTTCCGCATCCGTTTTCCGCTCCCCGCCGAGCAGACTGCCGTCGAAGATGCCATCACACCAGTCGTCGAAGGCTTTCGGAACGCCTCCGGCGAATTTTTAAATTGAGTTTTCAAACACCACGCTTCTCATGAAAAATTCCTACCGACTGGTCTGGTTTCAGCACTTTCATAAGGCCGCGGGCAGCAGCGTTGTCGCCACCGCTCTGGCGAATCAAGAGACCGCTTTCCCCGCGCATCAGAATGGAAATCCGTGCGACAAGCAGGGAGAACTAATTCCCCTCGACACCTATTCCAGCCAGGAGCTCACCTCGTTTGTCGACCGCTGCGAAAACGAGGGGATCACCTTCGTCGCGTGTGAGTGGGATATCGTCGATTACGACACTCTCAAAAGCGACCCGCGCGTCGTCCTGATCACTTGCATCAGAGATCCTCTAAAAAGGTTTGTCTCTGAATTCTACTATTCGTTCTACCGGGGGTTGCACGATCACGAAAACTTCGAGCTTCACCTCGCGAATCAGCTGAAAACCTCTCAGAACGAATATTATTGTCGGATTCTCAGCCGCAAACAAAGAGTCGAAGCGCTTGAGGAGGCAGACTTGGCGAGGTCAAAAAAGATTCTGTCAAACTTTGACTTCATCAGCGTATTGGAAAAGGAAAACTCTCTGAATGCCCTTTACACAGCACTCGGGTGGCACCTTGAAAAGGCGCGCCACATCAACAAAACAGGCTTCAATCGAAAACGTGCCTTCCGATTTTTCTTCAAGGGCAAACGACATCTGACCAAAAGGCACCGGACGCATCCGCAAGTGGCGCCGGATAAAGTTTTTTCCGATCGATTCGAAGAACATAATTCCCTCGATCGGCAACTCTACCAATGGGCTTGGCAGACAAGCCAGCTCTGAGTTTGGCCAGTCGCGAAAAGCACCTGACCATTGCTTGAGAAAATTCCTCAGGGCTTCTTCGGACGATTGACGAAGCGGCCTTCGTCCGCGGAATAAAACCATCCGCCACCGGCCAGGGTCCCTCCATCGGCAGGAAGGTTGTGGCCGGTAACGAAAGCCGAGAGGTCGCTGGCAAGAAATAGCGCCACCCGCGCCTGATCCTCGGGCCACCCCATCCGCCCCACCGGCGCCCAGGACTCCCAGCGCTCGGGCTCACCTTCGGTGCGCCCGGTATAGTCCACCTGCGGGGTTTGCGTCAGATCAGTGCCGATCCCGTTGACCCGGATTCCGTGCCGGCCTTCGCCAACGGCCAGCGAGCGCGTGAATTGGGCCACTCCAGCTTTCATCGCCGCATAAACAGGATCGCCCGGAAACCCGCGCATGCCTTCCACTGAGTGGACGTTGACGATCGAGCCTCCTCCACCCTCGATCATGGGCGCCAAAAAGGCGCGCGTGACCGCGAAGACATGCCCCAGATTGATATCGTACATCGCCCGCCAGGAATCCGGGTCCGATTGGCCAAACCGCACCAGAGGTCGGTAGTCGCCGACGTTGTTCACGAGAACATCGATGCCTCCGTGCTCGCCCAGAACCTCGGTGCGCAGTCGTTCGACATCGGCCGCGGCGGTGACATCGATCGCATGCGCGCGGCAAACACCGCCCGCCGCCACGATTTCGTCGGCGATGGCACCACCGGATTCGGCCGATACCTCTGCGATTTCGACTTTGGCTCCGTGCTGCGCGAAGAGTTTTACGATCGCAGCCCCGATGCCAGCGCCACCGCCGGTGACGACAGCCACTCGCCCATCGAGCAGTCGGCTCCAGTCCTCGATCGACGGGACGGACGAGCGGCTCTCGGGATCTCGGGCCTGATGCCTCCCCTGCCTGCTTCTCTTGTTACTCCCCATGACAAATCCTGTGCATGAACCCTGCCGGTAAAACCTTTGGAAGAATCCTGCGTTTCAACCCCACTTCAATCCACGATCGGATCACAGCCAGGGCCTTCGCGACCCGAGGCCCAGGCAAGGCCACCTCCGAGTAGCGCTTCCATCTCAGGCGTCGCGTAGGCTGCACCCGCATGCCCGAGGGCCGAATAGAACGCGCGGCCCTCCCCCACGCATACTGTCCAGACGATCGGATGGTCGCCCATGCGCAGATCGCGCTCGGAGCCGAAGATGCGCTGATAAGGCTCGTAGGTCGATTCATCCACCGAAACCAGAATCCGGAAACCGCT
Protein-coding regions in this window:
- a CDS encoding SDR family NAD(P)-dependent oxidoreductase, whose protein sequence is MGSNKRSRQGRHQARDPESRSSVPSIEDWSRLLDGRVAVVTGGGAGIGAAIVKLFAQHGAKVEIAEVSAESGGAIADEIVAAGGVCRAHAIDVTAAADVERLRTEVLGEHGGIDVLVNNVGDYRPLVRFGQSDPDSWRAMYDINLGHVFAVTRAFLAPMIEGGGGSIVNVHSVEGMRGFPGDPVYAAMKAGVAQFTRSLAVGEGRHGIRVNGIGTDLTQTPQVDYTGRTEGEPERWESWAPVGRMGWPEDQARVALFLASDLSAFVTGHNLPADGGTLAGGGWFYSADEGRFVNRPKKP